A window from Anser cygnoides isolate HZ-2024a breed goose chromosome 1, Taihu_goose_T2T_genome, whole genome shotgun sequence encodes these proteins:
- the BMT2 gene encoding S-adenosylmethionine sensor upstream of mTORC1: MCFDSTFGVGRRLGGDVTSSRYVTTHDDMSRQVPTRPARPAEEEAADPPGASNPRRAERAGAGRRMRGGRRAAGSALGRPGCAPRSSGTTMEAAPRPRPGGAAAAAAPPPLPQPPEQERKLEQEKLSGVVKSVHRRLRKKYREVGDFDKIWREHCEDEETLCEYAVAMKNLADNHWAKTCEGEGRIEWCCSVCREYFQNGGKRKALEKDEKRALLASKTTPALNVSQPPKIEEPLPSLGLTNHEAITEELLHSLGKIRLLDVGSCFNPFLKFEEFLTVGIDIVPAVESVYKCDFLNLQIQQPLQLAQDAIDAFLKQLKNPIDSLPGELFHVVVFSLLLSYFPSPYQRWICCKKAHELLVLNGLLLVITPDSSHQNRRAMMMKSWKIAIESLGFKRFKYSKFSHMHLMAFRKISLQTTSDLVSRNYPGMLYIPQDFNSIEDEEYSNTSCYIRSDTEDEQLAYGFMELPDAPYDSDSGESQSSSIPFYELEDPILLLS, translated from the exons atgtgTTTTGACAGCACCTTCGGAGTAGGAAGGCGCCTCGGCGGCGACGTGACGTCATCACGATACGTCACGACACATGATGACATGTCGCGACAGGTCCCGACACGCCCAGCCCGCCCGGCCGAGGAGGAGGCTGCGGACCCCCCCGGGGCCTCCAATCCCCGGCGTGCCgagcgggccggggcggggcggcgcatgcggggcgggcggcgagcTGCCGGCTCAGCCCTCGGTCGGCCGGGCTGCGCGCCGCGGAGCAGCGGGACCACCATGGAggccgcgccccggccccggcccggcggagccgccgccgccgccgcccccccgccgctgccgcaGCCCCCGGAGCAGGAGCGCAAGCTGGAGCAAGAGAAGCTGTCCGGGGTGGTGAAGAGCGTCCACCGCAGGCTGCGCAAGAAGTACCGGGAAG tgGGAGACTTTGATAAGATCTGGCGTGAGCACTGTGAGGATGAGGAAACTCTCTGTGAATATGCTGTGGCAATGAAAAACCTTGCAGATAATCACTGGGCAAAAACTTGCGAAGGGGAAGGCCGGATTGAGTGGTGTTGCAG tgTATGCCgagaatattttcagaatggcgggaaaagaaaagcacttgagaaagatgaaaaaagagcACTTCTTGCTTCGAAGACCACTCCAGCCTTAAATGTTTCCCAGCCTCCCAAGATTGAAGAACCCTTACCGAGCCTTGGCTTGACAAATCATGAGGCTATAACAGAAGA GTTGCTTCACTCCTTGGGAAAGATCAGATTACTTGACGTTGGTAGCTGCTTTAATCCGTTTTTGAAGTTTGAAGAATTTCTGACAGTTGGCATAGATATTGTTCCAGCTGTTGAG AGCGTATACAAATGTGACTTCTTGAATCTACAAATTCAGCAACCTCTCCAACTGGCACAAGATGCTATAGATGCCTTCCTTAAGCAACTGAAAAATCCTATTGATTCTCTACCTGGAGAACTATTCCATGTCGTCGTTTTCTCGCTCCTCCTTTCTTACTTTCCATCACCTTATCAACGATGGATATGCTGCAAGAAGGCACATGAACTTCTCGTATTAAATGGCTTATTGCTTGTAATAACTCCTGATTCATCTCACCAGAATCGCCGAGCTATGATGATGAAAAGCTGGAAGATTGCCATAGAGTCCTTGGGTTTTAAACGCTTCAAGTATTCCAAGTTTTCTCACATGCACCTGATGGCTTTTAGGAAAATCTCCCTTCAAACAACAAGTGACTTAGTTAGCAGGAACTATCCAGGAATGTTATATATCCCGCAGGATTTCAACAGTATAGAGGATGAGGAGTATTCCAACACTTCCTGCTACATTCGATCAGATACAGAAGATGAACAGCTAGCTTACGGTTTTATGGAGCTACCTGATGCTCCTTATGACTCAGACTCTGGAGAAAGCCAGTCTAGTTCAATTCCTTTTTATGAGCTCGAAGATCCTATATTGCTTCTAAGTTAA